A window of the Lysinibacillus irui genome harbors these coding sequences:
- a CDS encoding response regulator transcription factor, with protein sequence MVGPILIIEDEDILREILKDYFLNAGYSVLEAKDGEEALQVFQENELSLIILDIMLPKLDGWTICRRIRKTSNIPIIMLTARADEDDTLLGFELGADDYVTKPYNPLVLLARSKRLLHHREQKNDVAGDCMESGGIKIHIPSRTVQVNNKEISLTHTEYEMLLYLMENKGIVITRDQIITKIWGYEYFGDDRTLNSHMRNLRNKLGDHSTCIKTIVRTGYKFEDIQ encoded by the coding sequence ATGGTTGGTCCAATATTAATTATAGAAGATGAGGATATTTTAAGAGAGATTCTTAAAGATTATTTCTTGAATGCAGGTTATTCAGTGTTAGAAGCTAAAGATGGTGAAGAGGCACTGCAGGTTTTTCAAGAAAATGAGCTGAGTTTAATTATTTTAGATATTATGCTACCAAAATTGGATGGATGGACGATATGCCGTCGCATACGGAAAACTTCAAATATCCCGATTATCATGTTGACTGCTCGTGCAGATGAAGATGACACATTACTAGGCTTTGAATTGGGAGCCGATGATTATGTGACGAAACCATACAATCCACTCGTTTTATTGGCACGTTCTAAAAGACTGTTACATCATCGGGAGCAAAAAAATGATGTAGCAGGTGACTGTATGGAAAGTGGTGGCATCAAAATTCATATACCTTCTAGGACTGTACAAGTGAATAATAAAGAGATTTCTTTGACGCATACAGAATATGAAATGCTTTTATATTTAATGGAAAATAAAGGGATTGTTATAACGAGAGATCAGATTATAACCAAAATATGGGGCTATGAATATTTTGGAGATGACCGAACACTTAATAGTCACATGCGAAATTTGCGAAACAAATTAGGAGACCATTCTACTTGTATAAAAACGATCGTTCGAACAGGATATAAATTCGAGGATATACAATGA